A DNA window from Streptomyces canus contains the following coding sequences:
- a CDS encoding redox-sensing transcriptional repressor Rex, translating to MATGRTHRPATRSRGIPEATVARLPLYLRALTALSERSVPTVSSEELAAAAGVNSAKLRKDFSYLGSYGTRGVGYDVEYLVYQISRELGLTQDWPVVIVGIGNLGAALANYGGFASRGFRVAALIDADPAMAGKPVAGIPVQHSDDLEKIIEDNGVSIGVIATPAGAAQPVCDRLVAAGVTSILNFAPTVLSVPDGVDVRKVDLSIELQILAFHEQRKAGEEAAAAADGAGPVITGRSHSADKGPDGDVPAVMPA from the coding sequence GTGGCAACTGGCCGAACTCACCGACCGGCGACCCGTAGCCGAGGGATTCCCGAGGCCACCGTCGCCAGGCTTCCGCTGTATCTACGAGCCCTGACCGCGCTGTCGGAGCGCTCGGTACCCACGGTCTCCTCCGAGGAGCTCGCGGCCGCAGCGGGGGTCAATTCCGCGAAGCTGCGCAAGGACTTCTCCTACCTGGGTTCTTACGGAACGCGCGGTGTCGGCTACGACGTCGAGTATCTCGTCTACCAGATCTCCCGCGAACTCGGCCTGACCCAGGACTGGCCGGTTGTGATCGTCGGTATCGGTAATCTCGGCGCCGCTCTGGCCAACTACGGCGGCTTCGCGTCCCGTGGATTCCGTGTCGCGGCGCTGATCGACGCCGATCCGGCGATGGCCGGCAAGCCCGTCGCGGGCATTCCGGTGCAGCACTCGGACGACCTGGAAAAGATCATCGAGGACAACGGCGTGTCCATCGGTGTCATCGCCACCCCCGCCGGTGCCGCTCAGCCGGTCTGCGACCGGCTCGTGGCCGCCGGGGTCACCTCCATCCTGAACTTCGCGCCGACCGTGCTGTCCGTGCCGGACGGCGTCGACGTGCGCAAGGTCGACCTCTCCATCGAGTTGCAGATCCTTGCCTTCCACGAGCAGCGCAAGGCCGGTGAGGAGGCCGCCGCCGCCGCTGACGGCGCCGGTCCGGTCATCACCGGCCGCAGCCACTCCGCCGACAAAGGGCCCGACGGGGACGTACCCGCCGTGATGCCGGCATGA
- a CDS encoding ECF subfamily RNA polymerase sigma factor, BldN family: protein MYPHVGVDASGLATLRATVHDLLRGFVPTAYAVPALAAAAAPIGPCYALADGSAAVGRRGRSTGAAPARRPAADSDSARMMDLVERAQAGEADAFGRLYDQYSDTVYRYIYYRVGGKATAEDLTSETFLRALRRIGTFTWQGRDFGAWLVTIARNLVADHFKSSRFRLEVTTGEMLDANEVERSPEDSVLESLSNAALLDAVRRLNPQQQECVTLRFLQGLSVAETARVMGKNEGAIKTLQYRAVRTLARLLPDDAR from the coding sequence GTGTACCCACACGTCGGGGTTGACGCCTCGGGCCTGGCTACGCTGCGCGCAACGGTCCACGACCTGTTGCGCGGCTTCGTCCCCACCGCGTACGCCGTCCCCGCCCTCGCCGCAGCCGCGGCACCGATCGGCCCGTGCTACGCACTGGCCGACGGTTCCGCGGCCGTCGGCAGACGAGGGCGCTCGACCGGCGCCGCCCCCGCCCGCCGTCCGGCCGCGGACAGCGACAGCGCCCGCATGATGGACCTGGTCGAACGCGCCCAGGCCGGCGAGGCCGACGCCTTCGGCCGCCTGTACGACCAGTACAGCGACACGGTGTACCGGTACATCTATTACCGGGTAGGAGGTAAGGCCACCGCCGAGGACCTGACGAGCGAGACATTCCTGCGCGCGCTCAGAAGGATCGGCACATTCACCTGGCAGGGCCGCGACTTCGGCGCCTGGCTCGTCACCATCGCGCGCAACCTCGTCGCCGACCACTTCAAGTCGAGCCGGTTCCGTCTCGAGGTCACCACCGGCGAGATGCTCGACGCCAACGAGGTCGAGCGCTCGCCCGAGGACTCCGTCCTGGAGTCGCTCTCCAACGCCGCGCTGCTGGACGCCGTCCGCCGGCTCAACCCGCAGCAGCAGGAGTGCGTGACCCTCCGTTTCCTCCAGGGACTCTCCGTCGCCGAGACCGCTCGGGTGATGGGCAAGAACGAGGGCGCCATCAAGACGCTCCAGTACCGGGCCGTGCGCACCCTGGCCCGTCTCCTCCCGGACGACGCCCGCTGA
- a CDS encoding glutaredoxin family protein, translating into MSLIFRRKQARAPEDRLVTLIRKPGCHLCDDAQLVIEKVCGDLGVPWEYQDIDQDPRLHAQYWEQIPVVLVDGEQHTFWRVNEDRLRKALTD; encoded by the coding sequence ATGAGTCTCATCTTCCGCCGAAAGCAGGCCAGGGCCCCCGAGGACCGGCTCGTCACCCTGATCCGCAAGCCCGGTTGCCATCTGTGTGATGACGCACAGCTGGTGATCGAGAAGGTGTGTGGAGATCTCGGGGTTCCCTGGGAGTACCAGGACATCGACCAGGATCCTCGACTGCACGCTCAGTACTGGGAACAGATCCCCGTCGTACTCGTCGACGGTGAGCAGCACACCTTCTGGCGGGTGAACGAAGATCGCCTCCGCAAGGCCCTGACCGACTAG
- a CDS encoding glutamyl-tRNA reductase, with the protein MSLLVVGLSHRSAPVSVLERAALPADAQVKLLQDTVAADPATEAAVLATCNRIELYADVDKFHAGVAELSTLLAQHSGVGLDELTPYLYVHYEDRAVHHLFSVACGLDSMVVGEGQILGQIKDSLARAQELHTAGRLLNDLFQQALRVGKRAHSETGIDRAGQSLVTFGLEQLALGAEVSDWARGKKALVIGAGSMSSLAAATLARVGVTEIVVANRTADRAERLAEILNEGGDVSARAVPMDSVSDELTRADVVVSCTGATGLVLRAEAVAAARGSVAQLGADEVPPFRGSGAAQAARLRAGSATDENCPLDLAPIQATPQATSGFSVLGEAAVAGMAASELEQHAAWVDNAPRPQSSGPAVTVLDPAEEADAIAALAATAAVIGRVPERRRPEPVAEIPRPTPSLFLLDLAMPRDIDAAVHRLGGVRLVDIESLAEASADAPMAADVDQVRRIVADEVAAFGAALRAAHITPTVVALRSMAADVVAGEIARLDGRLPGLDDKQRGEITQTVRRVVDKLLHAPTVRVKQLAAEPGGAGYADALRTLFDLDPETVAAVSRAEDRTTDEKDRGSS; encoded by the coding sequence ATGAGTCTCCTCGTCGTCGGACTGAGCCACCGCAGCGCGCCGGTCAGCGTGCTGGAGCGGGCGGCTCTCCCTGCCGATGCGCAGGTGAAGCTGCTCCAGGACACGGTTGCCGCCGACCCGGCCACGGAGGCCGCGGTGCTGGCCACCTGCAACCGGATAGAGCTGTACGCCGACGTGGACAAGTTCCACGCCGGGGTGGCCGAGCTGTCCACGCTGCTCGCGCAGCACAGTGGCGTGGGGCTCGACGAGCTCACTCCCTACCTCTACGTGCACTACGAGGACCGGGCCGTTCACCACCTCTTCTCCGTGGCCTGTGGGCTGGACTCCATGGTTGTCGGGGAGGGGCAGATCCTCGGGCAGATCAAGGACTCGCTGGCGCGGGCGCAGGAGCTGCACACGGCCGGACGGCTGCTCAACGACCTGTTCCAGCAGGCGCTGCGGGTCGGGAAGCGGGCGCACTCCGAGACGGGGATCGATCGGGCGGGGCAGTCGCTGGTCACGTTCGGGCTGGAGCAGCTTGCTCTCGGTGCGGAGGTGTCGGACTGGGCTCGGGGGAAGAAGGCACTGGTCATCGGGGCCGGATCGATGTCCTCGCTGGCCGCGGCGACACTGGCCCGGGTCGGGGTCACGGAGATCGTCGTCGCCAACCGGACGGCTGACCGGGCCGAGCGGCTCGCGGAGATCCTCAACGAAGGTGGGGACGTGTCCGCCCGCGCGGTACCGATGGATTCGGTGTCGGACGAGCTGACACGTGCAGATGTTGTGGTGTCCTGTACGGGCGCCACCGGGCTCGTACTCCGTGCCGAGGCCGTTGCCGCTGCGCGGGGGTCGGTCGCGCAGCTCGGCGCTGACGAGGTGCCGCCCTTCCGCGGGTCGGGAGCCGCCCAGGCGGCACGACTGCGCGCAGGCTCCGCGACTGACGAGAACTGCCCGCTCGACCTGGCCCCCATACAGGCCACCCCACAGGCCACTTCCGGTTTCTCCGTGCTCGGTGAAGCCGCTGTCGCCGGGATGGCCGCCTCCGAGCTGGAGCAGCACGCCGCGTGGGTGGACAACGCGCCGCGGCCGCAGAGCTCCGGTCCGGCCGTGACCGTGCTCGATCCCGCCGAGGAAGCCGACGCCATCGCGGCGCTCGCGGCCACCGCCGCCGTCATCGGGCGGGTGCCCGAGCGGCGCAGGCCCGAGCCCGTCGCCGAGATTCCGCGGCCCACCCCCTCGCTCTTCCTGCTCGACCTCGCCATGCCCCGGGACATCGACGCCGCCGTGCACCGGCTGGGCGGGGTGCGGCTCGTCGACATCGAGTCGCTCGCCGAGGCTTCGGCGGACGCTCCCATGGCGGCCGACGTCGACCAGGTCCGTCGTATCGTGGCCGACGAGGTCGCCGCCTTCGGGGCCGCGCTCAGGGCCGCGCACATCACGCCGACCGTCGTCGCGCTGCGGTCCATGGCCGCCGATGTCGTCGCCGGTGAGATCGCCCGGCTCGACGGGCGGCTGCCGGGGCTGGACGACAAGCAGCGCGGGGAGATCACGCAGACCGTGCGGCGCGTGGTCGACAAGCTGCTGCACGCGCCGACCGTACGGGTCAAACAACTCGCGGCTGAGCCCGGCGGTGCCGGGTACGCGGACGCGTTGCGGACTCTGTTCGACCTCGACCCCGAGACGGTGGCCGCCGTCTCCCGCGCCGAGGACCGCACCACCGATGAGAAAGACCGAGGCTCGTCATGA
- the hemC gene encoding hydroxymethylbilane synthase: protein MSTKALRLGTRRSKLAMAQSRQVADAVSQVTGRPVELVEITTYGDVSKEALAQIGGTGVFVTALREALLTGEVDFAVHSLKDLPTAQPDELALAAIPEREDPRDVIVARDALKFTDLPRGARIGTGSPRRAAQLNAYARAHGLDIETVAIRGNIDTRVRFVRDGGLDAVVLAAAGLSRIGRIDEVTDFLSVDTVLPAPGQGALAIECTADNADLIAALGELDDPFTRVAVTAERSLLAALEAGCSAPVGALADLLADGQIVKEMRLRGVVGTTDGSRTVQLSTTGPVPETYDQAMALGRELAAEMLAQGAAGLMGERAQ from the coding sequence ATGAGTACCAAGGCGCTACGGCTCGGGACCAGGCGGAGCAAACTCGCCATGGCCCAGTCGCGGCAGGTGGCGGACGCCGTGAGCCAGGTGACCGGGCGACCCGTCGAGCTCGTGGAGATCACCACGTACGGCGATGTGTCCAAGGAGGCGCTCGCGCAGATCGGCGGCACCGGCGTCTTCGTGACCGCGCTGCGCGAAGCCCTGCTCACGGGCGAGGTCGACTTCGCGGTGCACTCGCTCAAGGATCTGCCGACCGCGCAGCCGGACGAGCTGGCGCTGGCGGCGATACCCGAGCGCGAGGACCCGCGGGACGTCATCGTCGCCCGGGACGCCCTCAAATTCACCGACCTGCCCCGAGGTGCCCGCATCGGTACCGGTTCGCCCCGGCGTGCAGCGCAGCTGAACGCGTACGCCCGCGCGCACGGACTTGATATCGAGACGGTTGCGATCCGGGGGAACATCGATACCCGGGTGCGGTTCGTGCGCGATGGTGGGCTGGATGCGGTGGTGCTGGCCGCGGCAGGGCTCAGCCGCATCGGCCGTATCGACGAAGTGACCGATTTCCTCTCGGTCGACACAGTTTTGCCCGCTCCCGGCCAGGGAGCACTCGCGATCGAATGCACCGCGGACAACGCGGACCTGATCGCAGCGCTCGGCGAGCTCGACGACCCGTTCACGCGGGTCGCCGTGACCGCCGAACGGTCACTGCTCGCCGCCCTGGAGGCCGGCTGCTCCGCCCCTGTGGGCGCGCTGGCCGACCTGCTGGCCGACGGGCAGATTGTCAAGGAAATGCGCCTGCGGGGCGTCGTCGGCACGACCGACGGCTCTCGCACGGTGCAGTTGTCCACCACCGGTCCCGTGCCCGAGACGTACGACCAAGCAATGGCGCTCGGCCGTGAACTCGCGGCCGAGATGCTTGCCCAGGGCGCGGCCGGTCTGATGGGGGAGCGAGCACAGTGA
- a CDS encoding HAD family hydrolase — translation MAALGWLTPRRRSATARSVLAGEASAEAARKSSQEVEETPGTEPESQFPVLGDDKAAAFFDLDNTVMQGAALFHFGRGLYKRKFFETRELAKFAWQQAWFRLAGVEDPEHMQEARDSALSIVKGHRVAELQSIGEEIYDEYMAERIWPGTRALAQAHLDAGQKVWLVTAAPVEIAQVIARRLGLTGALGTVAESVDGVYTGKLVGEPLHGPAKAEAVRALAAAEGLDLSRCAAYSDSHNDIPMLSLVGHPYAINPDAKLRKHARQLDWRLRDYRTGRKAAKVGIPAAAGVGAVAGGTAAAIALHKRRR, via the coding sequence ATGGCCGCTCTCGGATGGCTCACTCCCCGTAGGCGCTCCGCCACGGCGCGGAGCGTGTTGGCAGGCGAGGCCTCGGCGGAGGCTGCGCGCAAGTCCTCCCAGGAGGTCGAGGAGACCCCTGGTACGGAACCGGAGTCCCAGTTCCCGGTCCTGGGCGACGACAAGGCCGCCGCCTTCTTCGACCTGGACAACACGGTGATGCAGGGCGCCGCCCTCTTCCACTTCGGCCGTGGCCTGTACAAACGGAAGTTCTTCGAGACCCGTGAGCTCGCGAAGTTCGCCTGGCAGCAGGCGTGGTTCCGGCTGGCCGGCGTCGAGGACCCGGAGCACATGCAGGAGGCCCGGGACTCCGCGCTGTCGATCGTCAAGGGCCACCGCGTCGCCGAGCTCCAGTCGATCGGCGAGGAGATCTACGACGAGTACATGGCCGAGCGCATCTGGCCGGGCACACGCGCGCTTGCGCAGGCGCACCTGGACGCGGGCCAGAAGGTGTGGCTGGTCACAGCCGCCCCGGTGGAGATCGCCCAGGTGATCGCCCGCCGCCTCGGCCTCACCGGCGCCCTGGGCACCGTGGCGGAGTCGGTGGACGGGGTCTACACGGGCAAGCTCGTGGGCGAACCTCTCCACGGCCCCGCGAAGGCGGAGGCCGTCCGGGCCCTGGCGGCGGCGGAGGGCCTCGACCTGTCGCGCTGCGCGGCGTACAGCGACAGCCACAACGACATCCCGATGCTCTCGCTGGTCGGTCACCCCTACGCGATCAACCCGGACGCCAAGCTCCGCAAGCACGCCCGTCAACTGGACTGGCGCCTGCGCGACTACCGCACAGGCCGCAAGGCGGCGAAGGTCGGCATCCCGGCGGCGGCCGGCGTGGGAGCGGTGGCAGGCGGTACGGCGGCGGCGATCGCCTTGCACAAACGCCGCCGGTAG